The following are from one region of the Stigmatella ashevillena genome:
- a CDS encoding protein kinase domain-containing protein produces MEPDGASEEELDDAFLKNVAQVSIALRTPMHGESLGGQEGHRFEILEQLGGGSMGLVFRARDQELQRVVALKFLHLRDGALEAPMSALLRQEAKAIAQLDHENIVRIFDVAEWSGEPWESKVPFLIMECLDGAPLSAIVSRELPPLRRCIEILRGVAAGLAHAHEHHIIHRDLKPGNVFITRNGQVKLLDFGLAYLTDAIFPAAPHLPAAGTPAYMAPEQWLGQEQDARTDIWAAGIMLFELLTGELPCPEMSLVGLREWALSPAPVPSIRERRPELPEDVDQLLAAMLTKAPAQRLASAAELEERLRHIESALTPWSGETASLGPQRRQVTLVACWLADLAGLAEHLDAEDFGELEGAFHQACSEVLVQHGGSITTCMGDEVLACFGYPQAREDDSEKAARAGLHLATHLGAAIQQKLPYLPRRKLTVKVGLHTDTVVLDNLPTGLQSRTAALQGEAPKIAFWLARQAAPETVCLSHTAWHLVKAAFRTEPLGVHSFQGLSGEMKGALYRLVREKRIASRFERAHEAGGLTPLVGREAELQRLWGYWEEAQRGTGAFVLVQGEAGIGKSRLLQEVRERISPEGASRLHVQCWAQFSSSALRPIIELLLSVLKLDLEGNPQSNLRKLQGRMGAVGLPAEHVRMLAAFLSLPVAELPPHLRVTPERQKEKTFEALVTLLLRMAEDRPVFVVVEDLHWADPSTLELLGALLGYIGKARLCVLLSTRPDFKPTWAGNPQVHPVLLERLSPQLTAKLIRHSASGKLLADDTVEQLVAKTDGVPLFAEEMTRMVVEHAPVGTAASHSSTIPITLSGLLLARLDMLPRQQKMLAQLCAVVGRGFSHSLLTALSGRTQANLQKDLTGLLQAGLLQQEEVANETRYQFRHALIQDAAYHSLLRRTRREYHRRIAQTLAIQAPELAGTQPELLAHHYTEAGENEQAIRLWTKAGEQASLRSANVEAIRHLSQALQLLGTLPDTRARSEQELQLRVALGMPLMQLRSLRSREVEQTYSRVMELLPQVEDALPRLHVSTWGTYAYAFMRAKFHVAQQLAELTVRQGERQHSRELLALGHRMIATNHFTWGNMSTALEHVEFALESSDFAIDQHRELAVNQWVNPRVAALAYGSVVLSVVGRDALARRYGDEAVALAEKIGHPHTLAFGLTYVALGCQLRKEPECARQWVERCIAVSSEHHFRLWLGWSVFIKSWLLSEQGRVQEGLALMQANLARWRNAGIRAGMPLFLGMFAEYHLKLGQFPQGLAAVTHALGWAETLEERSYEAELRRLEGELHRALGHESMARESFLQARAVAQLQGSAGFGRRAEESLKRQSHELGWDRGHASPH; encoded by the coding sequence ATGGAACCAGATGGGGCCTCAGAGGAGGAACTGGACGACGCCTTCCTGAAGAACGTGGCTCAGGTCTCCATCGCCCTGCGGACGCCCATGCACGGAGAGTCCCTGGGCGGGCAGGAGGGTCACCGGTTCGAGATCCTCGAGCAGTTGGGCGGAGGCTCGATGGGCTTGGTCTTTCGCGCCCGGGACCAGGAACTTCAGCGCGTGGTCGCCCTCAAGTTCTTGCACCTTCGCGACGGAGCGCTCGAAGCGCCGATGAGTGCTTTGCTCCGGCAGGAGGCAAAGGCCATCGCGCAGCTCGATCACGAGAACATCGTGCGCATCTTCGATGTGGCCGAGTGGAGCGGCGAGCCCTGGGAGTCCAAGGTCCCTTTCCTCATCATGGAGTGTTTGGATGGCGCGCCCCTCTCGGCGATCGTGTCGAGGGAGCTGCCGCCCCTGCGCCGCTGCATCGAGATTCTGCGAGGCGTGGCCGCGGGCCTGGCCCACGCGCACGAGCACCACATCATTCACCGGGATCTCAAGCCGGGTAACGTCTTCATCACCCGGAATGGGCAGGTGAAGCTGCTGGACTTCGGGTTGGCCTACCTGACGGACGCCATCTTCCCAGCAGCCCCCCACCTGCCGGCCGCAGGGACCCCCGCCTACATGGCCCCAGAGCAGTGGCTGGGACAGGAGCAGGACGCACGAACGGACATCTGGGCCGCGGGCATCATGCTCTTCGAGCTGCTGACCGGCGAGCTGCCCTGTCCCGAGATGAGCCTCGTGGGGCTGCGGGAGTGGGCGCTGTCACCCGCGCCCGTTCCGTCGATCCGGGAGCGGCGCCCGGAGTTGCCCGAGGACGTGGACCAACTCCTGGCCGCCATGTTGACCAAGGCCCCCGCGCAGCGGCTCGCCAGCGCGGCCGAGCTGGAAGAGCGCCTGCGTCACATTGAATCGGCGCTGACGCCCTGGAGCGGTGAGACGGCCAGCCTGGGACCTCAGCGTCGGCAGGTGACGCTGGTGGCCTGTTGGCTGGCGGATCTCGCGGGCCTCGCGGAACATCTGGATGCCGAGGACTTCGGGGAGCTGGAGGGGGCCTTCCACCAAGCCTGCTCGGAGGTGCTCGTTCAGCATGGCGGCTCCATCACCACGTGCATGGGAGACGAAGTGCTCGCCTGCTTTGGGTACCCCCAAGCCCGCGAGGATGACTCGGAGAAAGCGGCCCGCGCGGGACTTCACCTGGCCACGCACTTGGGAGCCGCCATTCAGCAGAAGCTGCCGTACTTGCCCCGCCGGAAGCTGACCGTGAAGGTGGGGCTTCACACGGACACCGTGGTGCTGGACAACCTTCCCACCGGGCTCCAGAGCCGGACCGCCGCGCTCCAGGGCGAGGCGCCGAAGATTGCTTTCTGGTTGGCCCGGCAGGCCGCCCCCGAAACCGTGTGTCTCAGTCACACCGCTTGGCATCTCGTGAAGGCTGCCTTCCGGACGGAGCCCCTGGGCGTCCATTCCTTCCAGGGGCTGTCCGGAGAGATGAAGGGCGCGCTCTACCGTCTGGTGAGGGAGAAGCGCATCGCGAGCCGCTTCGAGAGGGCCCACGAGGCAGGAGGGCTCACGCCCCTGGTGGGCCGGGAGGCGGAGCTCCAGCGGTTGTGGGGTTACTGGGAGGAGGCCCAGCGAGGCACGGGGGCGTTCGTGCTGGTGCAAGGAGAGGCGGGGATTGGCAAGTCGCGCCTCCTTCAAGAAGTGCGCGAGCGGATCTCCCCAGAAGGCGCCAGCCGCCTGCATGTGCAGTGCTGGGCTCAGTTCAGCAGCAGCGCCCTGCGTCCCATCATCGAGTTGTTGCTGTCCGTGCTGAAGCTCGATCTGGAGGGGAATCCGCAATCGAATCTGCGCAAGCTGCAAGGCCGCATGGGCGCGGTGGGCCTTCCCGCCGAGCACGTGCGGATGTTGGCCGCCTTCCTCTCGCTGCCTGTGGCCGAGCTCCCCCCCCACCTGCGCGTCACCCCGGAGCGTCAGAAGGAGAAGACCTTCGAGGCCCTGGTGACGTTGCTGTTGCGGATGGCCGAAGACCGTCCTGTCTTCGTCGTGGTCGAGGATCTTCACTGGGCGGACCCTTCGACCTTGGAGTTGCTCGGGGCCCTGTTGGGCTACATCGGGAAAGCCCGGCTCTGTGTCTTGCTGAGCACCCGTCCGGACTTCAAACCCACTTGGGCTGGGAACCCCCAGGTCCACCCGGTCCTCTTGGAGCGGCTCTCACCCCAGTTGACCGCGAAGCTGATCCGGCACTCGGCCAGCGGGAAGCTGCTGGCGGACGACACGGTGGAGCAGCTCGTGGCGAAGACGGACGGGGTGCCCCTGTTTGCCGAAGAGATGACGCGCATGGTGGTGGAGCATGCCCCGGTGGGGACCGCCGCCAGCCATTCCTCCACCATCCCCATCACCTTGAGTGGGCTCTTGCTGGCCCGCCTGGACATGCTTCCCCGGCAACAGAAGATGCTGGCCCAGTTGTGCGCCGTGGTGGGCCGCGGGTTCAGCCATTCGCTGCTCACCGCGCTCTCCGGTCGGACCCAGGCCAACCTCCAGAAGGATCTCACCGGGCTGCTGCAAGCGGGCCTGCTCCAGCAGGAGGAGGTGGCCAACGAAACCCGGTACCAGTTTCGCCATGCGCTCATCCAGGATGCGGCCTACCACTCCTTGTTGCGCCGCACGCGGCGGGAGTACCACCGGCGCATCGCGCAAACGTTGGCCATCCAGGCCCCCGAGCTCGCCGGAACACAACCCGAGTTGCTTGCGCACCACTACACGGAGGCCGGCGAGAACGAGCAGGCCATCCGCCTCTGGACGAAGGCCGGGGAGCAGGCCAGCCTGCGCTCGGCCAACGTGGAGGCCATTCGCCACCTGAGCCAGGCGCTCCAGTTGCTCGGGACGCTGCCCGATACCCGTGCACGCTCCGAGCAGGAGTTGCAGCTGCGGGTCGCCTTGGGCATGCCCTTGATGCAGCTGCGCAGCCTCCGGTCCCGTGAGGTTGAGCAGACCTATTCCCGGGTCATGGAGTTGCTGCCCCAGGTGGAGGATGCACTGCCGCGCCTGCACGTCTCGACCTGGGGGACTTACGCCTATGCCTTCATGCGGGCGAAATTCCATGTGGCGCAGCAGTTGGCGGAGCTGACCGTGAGACAGGGAGAGCGCCAGCACAGCCGGGAGCTGCTCGCCCTGGGACACCGGATGATCGCCACCAACCATTTCACGTGGGGAAACATGTCCACGGCCCTGGAGCACGTCGAGTTCGCGTTGGAGTCCTCGGATTTCGCGATCGACCAGCATCGGGAGTTGGCTGTGAATCAGTGGGTCAACCCGCGGGTGGCCGCGCTGGCCTATGGCTCTGTCGTCCTGTCTGTCGTCGGCCGGGATGCCCTGGCCCGGCGGTATGGCGACGAGGCGGTGGCATTGGCGGAGAAGATTGGCCATCCCCACACCCTGGCGTTTGGATTGACCTATGTGGCGCTGGGCTGCCAACTGCGCAAGGAGCCCGAGTGTGCCCGGCAGTGGGTGGAGCGGTGCATCGCGGTCTCCTCGGAGCACCACTTCCGGCTGTGGTTGGGCTGGTCCGTGTTCATCAAGAGCTGGCTGCTGTCCGAGCAGGGCCGGGTGCAGGAGGGGCTTGCGCTCATGCAGGCCAATCTCGCGAGGTGGCGCAACGCGGGCATCCGGGCAGGCATGCCGCTGTTCCTGGGCATGTTCGCGGAGTACCACTTGAAGCTGGGCCAGTTCCCACAAGGGTTGGCGGCGGTCACCCATGCGCTGGGGTGGGCGGAGACGTTGGAGGAGCGCTCGTATGAAGCGGAGCTGCGCCGCCTCGAGGGCGAGCTGCACCGGGCGCTCGGTCACGAGTCAATGGCCAGAGAATCGTTTCTGCAGGCTCGGGCCGTGGCCCAGCTGCAGGGCTCTGCGGGCTTCGGCAGACGGGCGGAGGAGAGCTTGAAGCGTCAGTCCCATGAGCTGGGGTGGGATCGAGGCCACGCCAGCCCCCATTGA
- a CDS encoding RNA polymerase sigma factor — protein sequence MAIDRERLERDIRELCLRKDMGRAVERALQGYGMEIMRLIASVLHNPEQAKDAFSLFCESLLKGLPGFRWESSFRTWAYRLARNACYQLMHTPAARETPVTSSAFPEQPQWHRSDTRPWQRTSVKERFRALRDSLEPEERMLLMLRVDQRLSWTEVARIMWDLDEPPTEAALGRKATALRQHFQRVKTHLRTMAIEQGLIEQEEVPSSETPSVEEEGPSP from the coding sequence ATGGCGATCGATCGGGAGAGGCTGGAGCGGGACATCCGGGAGTTGTGTCTGCGCAAGGACATGGGCAGGGCGGTGGAACGGGCGCTCCAGGGCTACGGCATGGAGATCATGCGGCTGATCGCCTCCGTGTTGCACAACCCGGAACAGGCCAAGGATGCGTTCAGCCTTTTCTGTGAAAGTCTTCTCAAGGGCTTGCCGGGGTTCCGGTGGGAGAGCTCCTTTCGGACCTGGGCCTACCGCCTCGCGCGCAATGCCTGCTATCAGCTCATGCACACGCCCGCCGCGCGTGAAACGCCCGTCACCTCCTCGGCCTTTCCCGAGCAGCCGCAGTGGCACCGCTCCGACACGCGCCCCTGGCAGCGAACTTCGGTGAAGGAGCGCTTCCGGGCGCTGCGTGACAGCCTGGAGCCCGAGGAGCGGATGCTCCTGATGTTGCGTGTCGACCAGCGGCTTTCGTGGACCGAGGTGGCTCGCATCATGTGGGATCTGGACGAGCCCCCCACGGAGGCGGCGTTGGGGCGCAAGGCCACGGCCCTGCGTCAGCACTTCCAGCGCGTCAAGACCCACCTGCGCACCATGGCCATCGAGCAGGGCCTCATCGAGCAGGAGGAGGTACCGTCTTCCGAGACGCCCTCGGTGGAGGAGGAAGGCCCTTCTCCTTGA
- a CDS encoding SDR family NAD(P)-dependent oxidoreductase yields MNRFDFAGKTVLITGASMGLGAEFARQLSRLGATLVLVARSEAKLQALATELGKAHVITADLAAPGAAQRLFEAVTAQAIDVDVLINNAGFGLHGDFGTLPLAGQREEIDLNVGALVELTYLFLPMLERRQGGVIQLASVAAYQPTPYMSVYGATKAFVLSFSEALWAEYQAKGLRVLCLSPGATDTPFFQRAGGLTPPGTKARPEDVVRTGLAAFIAGRPSAMHGFANQLLMLTARLFSRAFVAKIVARIAKPKAPVLLPPSTDKR; encoded by the coding sequence ATGAACCGTTTCGATTTCGCAGGCAAGACAGTGCTGATCACCGGTGCTTCCATGGGGCTCGGCGCGGAGTTCGCCCGGCAGCTGTCCAGGCTCGGGGCCACGTTGGTCCTGGTTGCCCGCAGCGAAGCCAAGCTCCAGGCGCTCGCCACGGAACTGGGCAAGGCGCACGTCATCACCGCCGATCTCGCGGCTCCAGGCGCGGCACAGCGCCTCTTCGAGGCGGTCACTGCCCAGGCAATCGACGTCGACGTCCTCATCAACAACGCCGGGTTCGGCCTCCACGGCGACTTCGGCACCCTCCCCTTGGCAGGGCAGCGCGAAGAGATCGACCTCAACGTCGGAGCGCTCGTCGAGCTGACGTACCTCTTTCTCCCCATGCTCGAGCGGCGCCAGGGAGGCGTCATCCAACTGGCCTCGGTGGCCGCGTACCAACCGACTCCTTATATGAGCGTGTATGGGGCGACGAAGGCCTTCGTCCTCTCCTTCAGCGAAGCGCTCTGGGCGGAGTACCAAGCGAAGGGCCTCCGCGTGCTCTGCTTGTCTCCCGGCGCGACCGATACGCCTTTTTTCCAGCGCGCGGGCGGCCTCACCCCACCCGGGACGAAAGCGCGGCCTGAAGACGTGGTGAGAACCGGCCTCGCCGCATTCATCGCCGGCCGCCCCTCGGCCATGCATGGCTTCGCCAATCAGCTCTTGATGCTCACCGCCCGCCTCTTCAGCCGCGCATTCGTCGCGAAGATCGTGGCCCGCATCGCGAAACCAAAGGCACCCGTGCTCCTCCCCCCGAGCACCGACAAGCGCTGA
- the asnB gene encoding asparagine synthase (glutamine-hydrolyzing) has translation MCGIAGIFGGPDPALLERMTRRLHHRGPDGLGTAVVGQAGLGNTRLSLLDWEGGAQPMKGRTGWTLVYNGELYNHAALRRNLEREGVTFQTRSDTEVLLRALEQRGLACLEDLEGMFAFAFSDGERLTLVRDAFGIKPLYYALVDGGRRLLFASELKALLVDTALPRELDRTSLFEWATFRFTLGERTLFKAVRQVPPGGTLEVSRGPDGTLNLRPGRHSPPRALPLPEREEDRIELLRERLTDSVRGQWVADHPVGIFLSGGVDSSLLAALLAQGGTREIHTFSLADDPSLPDLAVSRRLSEALGTQHHEYSFEPDTLLESLPRSLCSLEGPGEPTIVETAAPRIRNHVKAVLCGDGADELFAGYVIHSLPGPWLKSCMEGYNRMIRTGEIPQDECAVAKASLHAMASPDPAAAREAVYRFFLEGQLTDAHLRVWDGGSMASGLEVRVPYLDRSVRDVAFALPWEQRIRGRVRKALLREVARRVLPASLATVIVDRPKLAAPSAVRRTAEALDRAAREILPAEEREPHPLQRYCATPAQRLLLDLFVYLFVGKGGDLPEGFQWRELYTTHRNELTEALSRI, from the coding sequence GTGTGCGGCATTGCTGGCATCTTTGGTGGGCCGGACCCCGCGCTGCTCGAGCGCATGACGCGGCGGCTCCACCACCGCGGACCGGATGGGCTCGGAACGGCGGTGGTGGGCCAGGCAGGGCTGGGCAACACGCGCCTGAGTCTCCTGGACTGGGAGGGAGGCGCTCAGCCCATGAAGGGCCGGACGGGGTGGACGCTCGTCTACAACGGAGAGCTCTACAACCACGCGGCGCTGCGCCGGAACCTCGAGCGGGAGGGCGTCACCTTCCAGACGCGCAGCGACACCGAGGTGCTGCTGCGCGCCCTGGAGCAGCGCGGGTTGGCCTGCCTGGAGGATCTGGAAGGCATGTTCGCCTTCGCCTTCTCGGACGGAGAGCGGCTCACCCTGGTCCGGGATGCCTTCGGCATCAAGCCCTTGTACTACGCGCTCGTCGACGGGGGACGCAGGCTCCTGTTTGCCTCGGAGTTGAAAGCGCTGCTCGTGGATACGGCACTGCCGCGCGAGCTGGATCGCACGTCTCTCTTCGAGTGGGCCACCTTCCGATTCACCCTCGGTGAGCGCACGCTCTTCAAGGCCGTGCGGCAGGTGCCTCCCGGAGGCACGCTGGAAGTCTCTCGCGGACCGGATGGGACGTTGAACCTGCGCCCGGGACGGCACAGCCCACCCCGCGCCCTCCCCCTCCCCGAGCGAGAGGAAGACCGGATCGAGCTGCTGCGCGAGCGGCTCACGGACTCGGTGCGCGGCCAGTGGGTGGCCGACCATCCCGTGGGCATCTTCCTCTCCGGCGGGGTGGACAGCTCCCTGCTGGCCGCGCTGCTGGCCCAAGGGGGGACCCGGGAGATCCACACCTTCTCGCTGGCCGATGATCCCTCCCTTCCGGATCTCGCCGTGAGCCGGCGGCTGTCCGAGGCCTTGGGCACGCAACACCATGAGTACAGCTTCGAGCCGGACACGCTGCTGGAGTCCCTTCCGCGCTCCCTCTGCTCCCTGGAAGGCCCCGGCGAGCCGACGATCGTCGAGACCGCCGCCCCGCGGATCCGAAACCACGTCAAGGCCGTGCTCTGTGGGGATGGCGCGGATGAGCTCTTCGCGGGCTACGTGATTCATTCCCTGCCGGGCCCCTGGTTGAAGTCCTGCATGGAGGGCTACAACCGGATGATCCGGACCGGGGAGATTCCCCAGGACGAGTGCGCGGTCGCCAAGGCCTCCCTTCACGCCATGGCCTCCCCGGACCCCGCGGCGGCGCGAGAGGCCGTGTATCGCTTCTTCCTGGAAGGCCAGCTCACGGATGCCCACCTGCGCGTCTGGGATGGAGGCTCCATGGCGAGCGGCCTGGAGGTCCGGGTCCCCTACCTGGACCGGAGCGTCCGCGATGTGGCGTTCGCCCTGCCCTGGGAGCAGCGCATCCGGGGACGGGTGCGCAAGGCGCTCCTGCGCGAGGTGGCCCGGCGGGTATTGCCTGCATCCCTCGCCACCGTGATTGTGGATCGGCCGAAGCTCGCCGCCCCCTCGGCGGTCCGCCGCACCGCGGAGGCGCTGGATCGCGCGGCGCGGGAGATTCTACCGGCGGAAGAGCGAGAGCCCCACCCCCTGCAACGCTACTGCGCCACACCGGCCCAGCGGCTCCTGCTGGACCTGTTCGTGTACCTCTTCGTCGGCAAAGGCGGCGATCTGCCCGAAGGCTTCCAGTGGAGAGAGCTCTACACCACGCACCGGAACGAGCTGACCGAAGCGCTCTCCCGGATCTGA
- a CDS encoding glycosyltransferase, producing the protein MRICAIIKYPPIQGGVSAQSYWMCRALAEAGHEVHVVTNADEVEEDYRLMLTQEDRTWLEPSFGTGRVQLHGTERMSPIFLHVPQTNPYVGKLAGVATEVVRRHRCELIFSYYYEPYGVAAHMASSWTGVPYLVRNAGSDLGRLMNRHGLGTTYREIIRRANGVCVGNPLLFLGMGVPPSNLYRGPPPDIIRQQFRPDVEPLDLNGYLNEIARDQPHLLNNRRPIDPSVPVIGIYGKVGVNKGTYDLVKALGQLRKEGLRFNFVSLTRGKRVVPLLKAVEEQGLSEVTWVLPFVAHWNVARFIRACRAVCFLERDFPITFHAPTVPREVLGCGTCLVLSGEVASKQPFHDRLISGQNMLLVPDPQVTEDLAAAVRKALEDPEGAQRMGQRGHELLETIRPRDLAAEYTRLFEDVLARHRGQPGQMSAAERGLPENREEGLRRTVPGLLETLGERAEATLQAYLKAHPNEPAHLFEDASAFCRWIETGGGGTQGDATLAEVARYTGLLVWMGHFTSEDEAQPAFDRPDVWEATRGGASPETLRALAPLRSRWVRVERFHALPPGLLAGAASPGGEATVVFHKRTNLYGHHFRVNPFTSELLEQCDGQQTVGELLERYRSRGERSAGKVEPAVLQALDRFHREGLIVFVKRATPPAGA; encoded by the coding sequence GTGCGCATCTGTGCCATCATCAAGTACCCGCCCATCCAGGGCGGTGTGAGCGCCCAGTCCTATTGGATGTGCCGCGCGCTGGCCGAAGCGGGCCACGAAGTGCACGTGGTCACCAACGCGGACGAGGTGGAAGAAGACTACCGGCTCATGCTCACGCAGGAGGACCGCACCTGGCTGGAGCCCTCCTTCGGCACGGGGCGCGTGCAACTGCACGGGACCGAGCGCATGTCGCCGATCTTCCTGCACGTACCCCAGACCAATCCCTACGTGGGCAAGCTCGCGGGCGTGGCCACGGAGGTCGTCCGGCGCCACCGCTGCGAACTCATCTTCAGCTACTACTACGAGCCCTACGGCGTCGCGGCGCACATGGCCTCGTCGTGGACCGGCGTGCCCTACCTGGTGCGCAATGCGGGCAGCGATCTGGGCCGGCTGATGAACCGGCATGGCCTGGGCACCACGTACCGGGAGATCATCCGGCGAGCGAACGGCGTCTGCGTGGGCAACCCGCTGCTGTTCCTCGGCATGGGGGTTCCGCCCAGCAACCTCTATCGGGGGCCCCCGCCCGACATCATCCGCCAGCAATTCCGGCCGGACGTCGAGCCGCTCGATCTCAATGGCTACCTGAATGAGATCGCCCGCGATCAACCCCACCTGCTCAACAACCGGCGACCCATTGATCCCTCGGTGCCGGTGATTGGCATCTACGGCAAGGTGGGCGTGAACAAGGGGACGTACGATCTGGTGAAGGCGCTCGGCCAACTGCGCAAGGAGGGGCTGCGATTCAACTTCGTGTCGCTCACGCGCGGCAAGCGGGTGGTCCCTCTGCTCAAGGCGGTGGAGGAGCAAGGGCTGAGCGAGGTGACCTGGGTTCTCCCCTTCGTCGCCCACTGGAACGTGGCGCGCTTCATCCGCGCGTGCCGTGCGGTGTGCTTCCTCGAGCGGGATTTTCCCATCACCTTCCACGCACCCACGGTGCCCCGCGAAGTGCTGGGATGCGGCACCTGCCTGGTGCTCTCCGGAGAGGTCGCCTCCAAGCAGCCGTTCCACGATCGCCTGATCTCCGGACAGAACATGCTGCTGGTGCCGGATCCCCAGGTGACGGAGGACCTGGCGGCGGCGGTGCGGAAGGCCCTCGAAGACCCCGAAGGGGCCCAGCGGATGGGCCAGCGAGGCCATGAGCTGCTGGAGACCATCCGCCCCAGAGATCTCGCCGCCGAGTACACCCGCCTCTTCGAGGACGTCCTCGCCCGGCATCGCGGGCAACCGGGGCAGATGTCCGCAGCCGAGCGGGGGCTTCCCGAGAACCGCGAAGAGGGCCTGCGGCGAACGGTGCCCGGGCTGTTGGAGACGCTCGGGGAGCGGGCCGAGGCCACGCTCCAGGCGTACTTGAAAGCCCACCCGAACGAGCCTGCCCACCTGTTCGAGGACGCGAGCGCCTTCTGCCGGTGGATCGAAACAGGCGGAGGCGGAACCCAGGGGGATGCCACCCTGGCGGAGGTGGCGCGCTACACGGGGCTGCTCGTGTGGATGGGCCACTTCACCTCCGAGGACGAGGCCCAGCCTGCCTTTGATCGGCCCGATGTGTGGGAGGCCACCCGCGGGGGAGCCTCTCCCGAGACGCTGCGCGCGCTGGCGCCCCTGCGCAGCCGGTGGGTGCGGGTGGAGCGCTTTCATGCCTTGCCGCCGGGGCTCCTCGCCGGAGCCGCGAGCCCAGGAGGAGAGGCGACCGTCGTCTTCCACAAGCGGACCAACCTCTACGGTCATCACTTCCGCGTGAACCCCTTCACCTCGGAGCTGCTCGAGCAGTGTGACGGCCAGCAGACGGTGGGTGAGCTGCTCGAGCGCTACCGGAGCCGGGGCGAGCGTTCCGCGGGGAAGGTGGAGCCCGCGGTGCTGCAAGCCCTGGATCGCTTCCACCGGGAAGGCCTCATCGTCTTCGTCAAGCGAGCCACGCCTCCCGCGGGTGCGTGA
- a CDS encoding multinuclear nonheme iron-dependent oxidase, which produces MPTLGAGIGYRPELREHQSKHADRIDWFELIADRYVRSVPESIERALPLLERHPLIPHALETSLGTDGPLDVEYCEEVAELVKLVRAPFSSDHLCMTKAGGVELGQLTPLPFTEAAVRRCAKKARQVQEILGVPFLIENITYAFAFPSPLGEAEFVTRVLTEADCGLLLDLANVFINSQNHRYDPYALLDALPLERVIQVHLAGGERRGAQWIDSHSQRVDSNPEVWQLLEYVARRSEIRAVLIERDQNFPEEFQEMLQDLDRARDIMHRAHHRPPRPPAPALPSASAEPVPLPMDELKFQTALARLLVEPALRKRFLATPQAVGAELSLGEEQTAALLAVGAEHLSSFAHDLASKRLSLLAKAAPASCKWLQNRGLWHELAHRFVDDHAPLFSPEFVNRSVRDGFWFLRMLDQVLVERPELLTPLGDIVRFERAQLELSSTVAPVQSAKDFRQAYEATPAPGTEALLAARPRTGPHVRVERFGCDVVELVRRINAGQDPQEVPGTATAVLFTKAPGFRNVRHLAINERTRSLLALCDGTRTTVEIAAQLSRSAGSGKPQEALACAEVIRRLHELNALTLTVAS; this is translated from the coding sequence TTGCCCACCCTGGGGGCGGGCATTGGTTACCGCCCCGAGCTGCGCGAGCACCAATCGAAGCACGCGGATCGCATTGACTGGTTCGAGCTGATCGCCGACCGGTACGTTCGCTCCGTTCCCGAGAGCATCGAGCGGGCGCTGCCCCTGCTGGAGCGGCACCCGCTCATTCCTCACGCGCTCGAAACGTCCCTGGGCACCGATGGTCCCTTGGACGTCGAGTACTGCGAGGAGGTGGCCGAGCTGGTGAAGCTCGTCCGGGCCCCCTTCTCCAGCGATCACCTGTGCATGACGAAGGCGGGAGGCGTGGAGCTGGGACAGCTCACCCCCCTGCCCTTCACCGAGGCAGCGGTCCGCCGGTGCGCGAAGAAGGCGCGCCAGGTGCAGGAGATCCTCGGCGTTCCTTTCCTGATCGAGAACATCACCTATGCCTTCGCCTTCCCCAGCCCCCTGGGCGAGGCGGAGTTCGTCACCCGGGTCCTCACCGAGGCGGACTGCGGTCTGCTGCTCGATCTGGCCAACGTCTTCATCAACTCCCAGAACCACCGGTACGATCCCTACGCCCTGCTGGACGCGTTGCCTCTGGAGCGCGTCATCCAGGTGCACTTGGCGGGCGGTGAGCGGCGGGGGGCGCAGTGGATCGACAGCCACAGCCAGCGCGTGGACTCGAATCCCGAGGTGTGGCAGCTGCTGGAGTACGTGGCGCGGCGAAGTGAGATCCGTGCCGTGCTGATCGAGCGCGACCAGAACTTCCCCGAGGAGTTCCAGGAGATGCTCCAGGATCTCGATCGGGCGCGGGACATCATGCACCGCGCGCACCACCGGCCCCCCCGGCCTCCGGCCCCAGCCCTTCCCTCGGCGAGCGCCGAGCCCGTGCCGCTCCCCATGGATGAGCTGAAGTTCCAGACGGCCCTGGCCCGGCTCCTCGTGGAGCCCGCGCTCCGCAAGCGGTTCCTGGCCACGCCTCAAGCCGTGGGCGCGGAGCTGTCCCTCGGGGAAGAGCAGACGGCGGCCCTGCTCGCCGTGGGCGCGGAGCACCTCTCCTCCTTCGCGCACGATCTGGCGAGCAAGCGGCTCTCCCTGCTGGCAAAGGCGGCCCCCGCGAGCTGCAAGTGGCTTCAGAACCGGGGGCTCTGGCACGAGCTCGCGCACCGCTTCGTCGATGACCATGCCCCGCTCTTCTCCCCCGAGTTCGTGAACCGCTCGGTGAGGGACGGGTTCTGGTTCCTGCGAATGCTCGATCAGGTGTTGGTCGAGCGGCCGGAGTTGCTCACACCGCTCGGCGACATCGTGCGCTTCGAGCGCGCCCAGCTCGAGCTGTCCTCGACGGTCGCGCCCGTCCAGAGCGCCAAGGATTTCCGCCAGGCCTACGAGGCCACCCCTGCCCCAGGCACCGAAGCCCTTCTGGCGGCCCGGCCCCGCACCGGCCCCCACGTGCGCGTGGAGCGCTTCGGGTGTGACGTCGTCGAGCTCGTGCGGCGCATCAACGCAGGCCAGGATCCCCAAGAGGTTCCGGGCACCGCCACCGCCGTGCTCTTCACCAAGGCCCCCGGCTTCCGCAACGTGCGGCACCTGGCGATCAACGAGCGGACACGCTCGCTGCTCGCACTGTGCGATGGCACCCGGACCACGGTGGAGATCGCCGCCCAGCTCTCACGGAGCGCGGGGAGCGGGAAACCCCAGGAGGCGCTGGCCTGTGCCGAAGTGATCCGCCGCCTCCATGAACTGAACGCCCTCACCCTCACCGTGGCGAGCTGA